The nucleotide window CTTGACGACTGTTAAACAAGGCCCTCAAGAAAGCCTGAAAGACTACATCACCCGTTTTACGAAGATAGCAATGAGGATCCCCGATCTTCATCCTGAGGTCCACCTACATGCCATCAAGAGCGGGCTCCGCCCAGGGAAATTTCAAGAAGCTATCGCGGTAGCTAAACCAAGGACTCTGGCCGAGTTCCGTGAGAAGGCCAAAGGACAGATAGACATCGAAGAACTCCGTCAAGCTCGGAAGTCAGAAAAGTCGGCAACCACCAAAGACGACGAGAAGCCCCGTGAAAGTAGAAAGAACTTCAAGCCAGTACCCCGATACGACTCATACACACAGTTCAACACCAAGGGAGACGACATTATCAAGGAAATATTAAATTCCAAGCTGATCAAACCTCCACGGAAAGCCGGGAGTTATCCAGAACCAAAAAATGTTGATAAGTCCAAGTATTGTACGTTCCATCAGAAGTTCGGTCATACAACCGATGAATGCGTGATCGCTAAAGATCTCCTTGAACGTTTGGCGAGACAGGGGCACCTTGACAAATTCATTGCAGGTCACATGCAAAAGAGATCCACTTCTGCCGCGGAACCATCCTCGGTAGCAACTCCATCAAAAGACAAGGAGAAAGTTCCTGCTCAACCCAGGGGTGTAATTAATTGCATTTCTGGGGGCTATGCAGGGGGAGGATGTACAAGCTCTGCACGCAAACGCACGTACAGAGCAATGCTCGCCCTGGCGGATACGACCAACAATCCTCAGCTGACACAAAAAGCACCTGAGATAACATTTTCCCAAACTGATTATCATGCTCATGACCGAATCTCGATGACCCTGTCGTCATCTCCATTCAGCTGGGCGATTTAATAGTTCGGAAAGTACTGCTGGACCCAGGCAGCAGTGCCGACGTTTTATTCTTTACTACAtttgagaaaatgaaattaagtaCTAACATTCTGCAACCATCTGTAGGAGACTTGGTCGGCTTCTCAGGAGAGCGAGTCCCGGTCATGGGTTCAGTATGGTTACAAACCACATTGGGTGAACAACCTGCGTCTAGAACACAAGATATTCAATACTTGGTGGTTGACAGTTTCAGCCCTTACAACCTTATTTTAGGGCGACCCTTTTTAAACAGGTTTGCCGCAATTGTATCTACTGTTCATCTTTGTATCAAGTTTCCTCTGCAGGATAATACGGTGGCCATAGTCCATGGCGACCTACAAGATGCTCGGCACTGTTACAACACTAGCCTAAAGCCCATCAAGAGAAATAGTGACAGACGTGTAAACTCCATAGGCGCAGAACAGCCAATGCTTACCGAGCTGGATCTTCGAGCCGACCTTCAAGATCGCCCTCTACCAAATGAAGAGCTGATAAAGCTTACCTTGACAGATGATCCAACCAAATTTACCTTTATCGGCGCATCCATGAAAGGCGAAGAGAAACCCGACCAGTAGCCCAGAAAAAAAGAAACCTCGGCACAGAAAAAAGACTGGCATCCATGGACGAGGCTAAAAAGCTAATCGATGCAAACTTCATACGAGAAATCAGATTCACGACTTGGCTAGCCAACATCGTAATGGTAAAGAAACATAACGGTAAATGGCGTATGTGTGTTGATTTCACTGACTTAAATAAAGCCTGTCCAAAGGACGCATATCCTTTACCTTCAATTGATACTTTAGTAGATAACTCTTGTGGTTATGGTACATTGAGTTTCATGGATGCATATTCTGGATACAACCAGATCTTTATGCATCCatcagatcaagaaaaaaccgcTTTTATCACTGAATATGGTAATTATTGCTATAACGTCATGCCCTTTGGCTTAAAGAATGCAGGAGCAACATACCAACGGATGATGAATAAAGTCTTCAACCAACAGATCGGCAGAAACCTAGAGgtctatgttgatgacatggtcGCCAAGACAAAGATCGGAGAGAGCCATGTCGGCGATCTTACTGAGATATTCGGTCAGATCCGAGTTTACAACATGAGACTTAATCCAGAAAAATGTGCCTTTGGTGTCCAAGGTGGAAAATTCCTCGGGTTTATTCTGACCAGCCGAGGAATCGAGGCCAACCCAGAGAAATGTCAGGCGATTCTAGATATAAGCAGTCCCACAAACATAAAGGAAGTGCAGAGACTGACAGGACGACTAGCAGCACTGTCCAGATTCTTGCCATGTTTAGCATCTAAATCGGCGAGTTTTTTGCACTGTTTACGAAAAAACACAGCTTTTCACTGGGATGAAAACTGTGAATTGGCATTTCAAAGCTTAAAGCAATTCCTTTCTAAACCACCTGTTTTACAAAAGCCCAAAGTCGGTGAACCCTTATATTTGTATTTGTCTATCACTGATATATCAGTTAGTGCTGTCCTTGTTGCAGAAAAAAATAAGACTCAACAGCCAGTCTACTTTGTGAGCAAATCACTCCAGAACGCCGAGCTTCGTTACCCGAAGTTGGAAAAACTGGCTTACGCCCTCGTTTTTTCAGCAAGAAGGCTTCGTCCCTATTTTCAGAGTCACACGATCAATGTTAGGACGTCTCAGCCATTACGCCAAATACTCGCCAGACCCGAGCTTGCCGGACGGTTGATCAAATGGTCCATCGAACTCTCGGAGTTCGATATCTATTACCAACCTAGGTCCTCTATAAAGTCACAGTATTTAGCTGACTTTGTTGCTGAATTTACAGGACCCACCCAGAATGAGGATTGCGAAAAATGGGTGCTATTCGTTGACGGAGCATCAAACCCACAAGGAGCTGGTGCAGGGATACTTTTGGAAAACCCTGAGGGAGTTATATTTGAACATTCTCTTCGGTTTTCCTTCAAAGCCAGTAACAATCAGGCCGAATACGAAGCCCTCATTGCAGGGCTCAGGTTAGCAATTGAATTGCAAGTCATTAACTTACACGTTTATTGTGATTCTTTGTTAGTCGTTCAACAAGTAAATCAGCATTTTCAAACAAAAGACCCTATTCTACTAAAATATCTTGAAATTGTCAATAAACTGATTACTCATTTTTCCAAAATCAAGATTACCCACATAGAAAGAGATCAGAATCACAGGGCAGACATACTATCTAAGTTAGCTACCAGCCAGTCACATAATGCTTCGCTTTTACAGTCAACTTTACAGGAGCCGAGCATAAATATGATCGGCAACCTTCAATCCAAGGATTCTTGGCAAAAGCCATACATCCAATATCTCAAAAATGCTAAACTTCTGCTAGAAGTAAAAGACATTAAAAAGTTCAAACGACAAGCATCTTTTTTTACATTGTTGAATGACGAATTATACAGGCGAGGCTACTCTCgaccattattaaaatgcttAGACAGATCGGAGGCCGAAATAGCCCTAGCCGAAGTTCACGAGGGCATCTGTGGAATACACTCAGGCGCAAGAAGCTTAGCACGCAAAATTCTCCGTGCAGGTTTTTACTGGCCGACCATATGGGAAGACAGCCAGAAAAAAGTTCGAACTTGTGAACACTGCCAAAAGCACGCCCCGATACTTAACATTCCAGCCGAAGAATTACACCAGTCAACGGTAAGCTGGCCATTTCATAAATGGGGAATTGATATCCTCGGACCTTTCCCCACGGCACCCAGACAGGTAAAATTTTTAGTTGTGGCAATCGATTACTTTTCCAAATGGATTGAAGCTCAACCTCTAGCCAGAATTACATCGGTACAAATGATATCATTTGTTTGGCAACATATAATCTGCAGATTTGGTATACCTCAACATATTGTGACTGATAATGgtcgctgatgagcggataatttatacgctttttgacattgttttcatatagtttttagtaagtttaagctacttttagggatgttttcactagttttgatgttaaattcacatttttggactttactatgagtttgtgtgtttttctgtgatttcaggtaaattctgactgaaattgagggatttgagcaaaactctgaagaaggctaacaaaaggactgctgatgctgttggaatctgacctccctgcactcgaaatggattttctggagctacagaactccaattggcgcgctctcaacggcgttggaaagtagacatccagagctttccagcaatatataatagtccatactttattcgaagaNNNNNNNNNNNNNNNNNNNNNNNNNNNNNNNNNNNNNNNNNNNNNNNNNNNNNNNNNNNNNNNNNNNNNNNNNNNNNNNNNNNNNNNNNNNNNNNNNNNNNNNNNNNNNNNNNNNNNNNNNNNNNNNNNNNNNNNNNNNNNNNNNNNNNNNNNNNNNNNNNNNNNNNNNNNNNNNNNNNNNNNNNNNNNNNNNNNNNNNNNNNNNNNNNNNNNNNNNNNNNNNNNNNNNNNNNNNNNNNNNNNNNNNNNNNNNNNNNNNNNNNNNNNNNNNNNNNNNNNNNNNNNNNNNNNNNNNNNNNNNNNNNNNNNNNNNNNNNNNNNNNNNNNNNNNNNNNNNNNNNNNNNNNNNNNNNNNNNNNNNNNNNNNNNNNNNNNNNNNNNNNNNNNNNNNNNNNNNNNNNNNNNNNNNNNNNNNNNNNNNNNNNNNNNNNNNNNNNNNNNNNNNNNNNNNNNNNNNNNNNNNNNNNNNNNNNNNNNNNNNNNNNNNNNNNNNNNNNNNNNNNNNNNNNNNNNNNNNNNNNNNNNNNNNNNNNNNNNNNNNNNNNNNNNNNNNNNNNNNNNNNNNNNNNNNNNNNNNNNNNNNNNNNNNNNNNNNNNNNNNNNNNNNNNNNNNNNNNNNNNNNNNNNNNNNNNNNNNNNNNNNNNNNNNNNNNNNNNNNNNNNNNNNNNNNNNNNNNNNNNNNNNNNNNNNNNNNNNNNNNNNNNNNNNNNNNNNNNNNNNNNNNNNNNNNNNNNNNNNNNNNNNNNNNNNNNNNNNNNNNNNNNNNNNNNNNNNNNNNNNNNNNNNNNNNNNNNNNNNNNNNNNNNNNNNNNNNNNNNNNNNNNNNNNNNNNNNNNNNNNNNNNNNNNNNNNNNNNNNNNNNNNNNNNNNNNNNNNNNNNNNNNNNNNNNNNNNNNNNNNNNNNNNNNNNNNNNNNNNNNNNNNNNNNNNNNNNNNNNNNNNNNNNNNNNNNNNNNNNNNNNNNNNNNNNNNNNNNNNNNNNNNNNNNNNNNNNNNNNNNNNNNNNNNNNNNNNNNNNNNNNNNNNNNNNNNNNNNNNNNNNNNNNNNNNNNNNNNNNNNNNNNNNNNNNNNNNNNNNNNNNNNNNNNNNNNNNNNNNNNNNNNNNNNNNNNNNNNNNNNNNNNNNNNNNNNNNNNNNNNNNNNNNNNNNNNNNNNNNNNNNNNNNNNNNNNNNNNNNNNNNNNNNNNNNNNNNNNNNNNNNNNNNNNNNNNNNNNNNNNNNNNNNNNNNNNNNNNNNNNNNNNNNNNNNNNNNNNNNNNNNNNNNNNNNNNNNNNNNNNNNNNNNNNNNNNNNNNNNNNNNNNNNNNNNNNNNNNNNNNNNNNNNNNNNNNNNNNNNNNNNNNNNNNNNNNNNNNNNNNNNNNNNNNNNNNNNNNNNNNNNNNNNNNNNNNNNNNNNNNNNNNNNNNNNNNNNNNNNNNNNNNNNNNNNNNNNNNNNNNNNNNNNNNNNNNNNNNNNNNNNNNNNNNNNNNNNNNNNNNNNNNNNNNNNNNNNNNNNNNNNNNNNNNNNNNNNNNNNNNNNNNNNNNNNNNNNNNNNNNNNNNNNNNNNNNNNNNNNNNNNNNNNNNNNNNNNNNNNNNNNNNNNNNNNNNNNNNNNNNNNNNNNNNNNNNNNNNNNNNNNNNNNNNNNNNNNNNNNNNNNNNNNNNNNNNNNNNNNNNNNNNNNNNNNNNNNNNNNNNNNNNNNNNNNNNNNNNNNNNNNNNNNNNNNNNNNNNNNNNNNNNNNNNNNNNNNNNNNNNNNNNNNNNNNNNNNNNNNNNNNNNNNNNNNNNNNNNNNNNNNNNNNNNNNNNNNNNNNNNNNNNNNNNNNNNNNNNNNNNNNNNNNNNNNNNNNNNNNNNNNNNNNNNNNNNNNNNNNNNNNNNNNNNNNNNNNNNNNNNNNNNNNNNNNNNNNNNNNNNNNNNNNNNNNNNNNNNNNNNNNNNNNNNNNNNNNNNNNNNNNNNNNNNNNNNNNNNNNNNNNNNNNNNNNNNNNNNNNNNNNNNNNNNNNNNNNNNNNNNNNNNNNNNNNNNNNNNNNNNNNNNNNNNNNNNNNNNNNNNNNNNNNNNNNNNNNNNNNNNNNNNNNNNNNNNNNNNNNNNNNNNNNNNNNNNNNNNNNNNNNNNNNNNNNNNNNNNNNNNNNNNNNNNNNNNNNNNNNNNNNNNNNNNNNNNNNNNNNNNNNNNNNNNNNNNNNNNNNNNNNNNNNNNNNNNNNNNNNNNNNNNNNNNNNNNNNNNNNNNNNNNNNNNNNNNNNNNNNNNNNNNNNNNNNNNNNNNNNNNNNNNNNNNNNNNNNNNNNNNNNNNNNNNNNNNNNNNNNNNNNNNNNNNNNNNNNNNNNNNNNNNNNNNNNNNNNNNNNNNNNNNNNNNNNNNNNNNNNNNNNNNNNNNNNNNNNNNNNNNNNNNNNNNNNNNNNNNNNNNNNNNNNNNNNNNNNNNNNNNNNNNNNNNNNNNNNNNNNNNNNNNNNNNNNNNNNNNNNNNNNNNNNNNNNNNNNNNNNNNNNNNNNNNNNNNNNNNNNNNNNNNNNNNNNNNNNNNNNNNNNNNNNNNNNNNNNNNNNNNNNNNNNNNNNNNNNNNNNNNNNNNNNNNNNNNNNNNNNNNNNNNNNNNNNNNNNNNNNNNNNNNNNNNNNNNNNNNNNNNNNNNNNNNNNNNNNNNNNNNNNNNNNNNNNNNNNNNNNNNNNNNNNNNNNNNNNNNNNNNNNNNNNNNNNNNNNNNNNNNNNNNNNNNNNNNNNNNNNNNNNNNNNNNNNNNNNNNNNNNNNNNNNNNNNNNNNNNNNNNNNNNNNNNNNNNNNNNNNNNNNNNNNNNNNNNNNNNNNNNNNNNNNNNNNNNNNNNNNNNNNNNNNNNNNNNNNNNNNNNNNNNNNNNNNNNNNNNNNNNNNNNNNNNNNNNNNNNNNNNNNNNNNNNNNNNNNNNNNNNNNNNNNNNNNNNNNNNNNNNNNNNNNNNNNNNNNNNNNNNNNNNNNNNNNNNNNNNNNNNNNNNNNNNNNNNNNNNNNNNNNNNNNNNNNNNNNNNNNNNNNNNNNNNNNNNNNNNNNNNNNNNNNNNNNNNNNNNNNNNNNNNNNNNNNNNNNNNNNNNNNNNNNNNNNNNNNNNNNNNNNNNNNNNNNNNNNNNNNNNNNNNNNNNNNNNNNNNNNNNNNNNNNNNNNNNNNNNNNNNNNNNNNNNNNNNNNNNNNNNNNNNNNNNNNNNNNNNNNNNNNNNNNNNNNNNNNNNNNNNNNNNNNNNNNNNNNNNNNNNNNNNNNNNNNNNNNNNNNNNNNNNNNNNNNNNNNNNNNNNNNNNNNNNNNNNNNNNNNNNNNNNNNNNNNNNNNNNNNNNNNNNNNNNNNNNNNNNNNNNNNNNNNNNNNNNNNNNNNNNNNNNNNNNNNNNNNNNNNNNNNNNNNNNNNNNNNNNNNNNNNNNNNNNNNNNNNNNNNNNNNNNNNNNNNNNNNNNNNNNNNNNNNNNNNNNNNNNNNNNNNNNNNNNNNNNNNNNNNNNNNNNNNNNNNNNNNNNNNNNNNNNNNNNNNNNNNNNNNNNNNNNNNNNNNNNNNNNNNNNNNNNNNNNNNNNNNNNNNNNNNNNNNNNNNNNNNNNNNNNNNNNNNNNNNNNNNNNNNNNNNNNNNNNNNNNNNNNNNNNNNNNNNNNNNNNNNNNNNNNNNNNNNNNNNNNNNNNNNNNNNNNNNNNNNNNNNNNNNNNNNNNNNNNNNNNNNNNNNNNNNNNNNNNNNNNNNNNNNNNNNNNNNNNNNNNNNNNNNNNNNNNNNNNNNNNNNNNNNNNNNNNNNNNNNNNNNNNNNNNNNNNNNNNNNNNNNNNNNNNNNNNNNNNNNNNNNNNNNNNNNNNNNNNNNNNNNNNNNNNNNNNNNNNNNNNNNNNNNNNNNNNNNNNNNNNNNNNNNNNNNNNNNNNNNNNNNNNNNNNNNNNNNNNNNNNNNNNNNNNNNNNNNNNNNNNNNNNNNNNNNNNNNNNNNNNNNNNNNNNNNNNNNNNNNNNNNNNNNNNNNNNNNNNNNNNNNNNNNNNNNNNNNNNNNNNNNNNNNNNNNNNNNNNNNNNNNNNNNNNNNNNNNNNNNNNNNNNNNNNNNNNNNNNNNNNNNNNNNNNNNNNNNNNNNNNNNNNNNNNNNNNNNNNNNNNNNNNNNNNNNNNNNNNNNNNNNNNNNNNNNNNNNNNNNNNNNNNNNNNNNNNNNNNNNNNNNNNNNNNNNNNNNNNNNNNNNNNNNNNNNNNNNNNNNNNNNNNNNNNNNNNNNNNNNNNNNNNNNNNNNNNNNNNNNNNNNNNNNNNNNNNNNNNNNNNNNNNNNNNNNNNNNNNNNNNNNNNNNNNNNNNNNNNNNNNNNNNNNNNNNNNNNNNNNNNNNNNNNNNNNNNNNNNNNNNNNNNNNNNNNNNNNNNNNNNNNNNNNNNNNNNNNNNNNNNNNNNNNNNNNNNNNNNNNNNNNNNNNNNNNNNNNNNNNNNNNNNNNNNNNNNNNNNNNNNNNNNNNNNNNNNNNNNNNNNNNNNNNNNNNNNNNNNNNNNNNNNNNNNNNNNNNNNNNNNNNNNNNNNNNNNNNNNNNNNNNNNNNNNNNNNNNNNNNNNNNNNNNNNNNNNNNNNNNNNNNNNNNNNNNNNNNNNNNNNNNNNNNNNNNNNNNNNNNNNNNNNNNNNNNNNNNNNNNNNNNNNNNNNNNNNNNNNNNNNNNNNNNNNNNNNNNNNNNNNNNNNNNNNNNNNNNNNNNNNNNNNNNNNNNNNNNNNNNNNNNNNNNNNNNNNNNNNNNNNNNNNNNNNNNNNNNNNNNNNNNNNNNNNNNNNNNNNNNNNNNNNNNNNNNNNNNNNNNNNNNNNNNNNNNNNNNNNNNNNNNNNNNNNNNNNNNNNNNNNNNNNNNNNNNNNNNNNNNNNNNNNNNNNNNNNNNNNNNNNNNNNNNNNNNNNNNNNNNNNNNNNNNNNNNNNNNNNNNNNNNNNNNNNNNNNNNNNNNNNNNNNNNNNNNNNNNNNNNNNNNNNNNNNNNNNNNNNNNNNNNNNNNNNNNNNNNNNNNNNNNNNNNNNNNNNNNNNNNNNNNNNNNNNNNNNNNNNNNNNNNNNNNNNNNNNNNNNNNNNNNNNNNNNNNNNNNNNNNNNNNNNNNNNNNNNNNNNNNNNNNNNNNNNNNNNNNNNNNNNNNNNNNNNNNNNNNNNNNNNNNNNNNNNNNNNNNNNNNNNNNNNNNNNNNNNNNNNNNNNNNNNNNNNNNNNNNNNNNNNNNNNNNNNNNNNNNNNNNNNNNNNNNNNNNNNNNNNNNNNNNNNNNNNNNNNNNNNNNNNNNNNNNNNNNNNNNNNNNNNNNNNNNNNNNNNNNNNNNNNNNNNNNNNNNNNNNNNNNNNNNNNNNNNNNNNNNNNNNNNNNNNNNNNNNNNNNNNNNNNNNNNNNNNNNNNNNNNNNNNNNNNNNNNNNNNNNNNNNNNNNNNNNNNNNNNNNNNNNNNNNNNNNNNNNNNNNNNNNNNNNNNNNNNNNNNNNNNNNNNNNNNNNNNNNNNNNNNNNNNNNNNNNNNNNNNNNNNNNNNNNNNNNNNNNNNNNNNNNNNNNNNNNNNNNNNNNNNNNNNNNNNNNNNNNNNNNNNNNNNNNNNNNNNNNNNNNNNNNNNNNNNNNNNNNNNNNNNNNNNNNNNNNNNNNNNNNNNNNNNNNNNNNNNNNNNNNNNNNNNNNNNNNNNNNNNNNNNNNNNNNNNNNNNNNNNNNNNNNNNNNNNNNNNNNNNNNNNNNNNNNNNNNNNNNNNNNNNNNNNNNNNNNNNNNNNNNNNNNNNNNNNNNNNNNNNNNNNNNNNNNNNNNNNNNNNNNNNNNNNNNNNNNNNNNNNNNNNNNNNNNNNNNNNNNNNNNNNNNNNNNNNNNNNNNNNNNNNNNNNNNNNNNNNNNNNNNNNNNNNNNNNNNNNNNNNNNNNNNNNNNNNNNNNNNNNNNNNNNNNNNNNNNNNNNNNNNNNNNNNNNNNNNNNNNNNNNNNNNNNNNNNNNNNNNNNNNNNNNNNNNNNNNNNNNNNNNNNNNNNNNNNNNNNNNNNNNNNNNNNNNNNNNNNNNNNNNNNNNNNNNNNNNNNNNNNNNNNNNNNNNNNNNNNNNNNNNNNNNNNNNNNNNNNNNNNNNNNNNNNNNNNNNNNNNNNNNNNNNNNNNNNNNNNNNNNNNNNNNNNNNNNNNNNNNNNNNNNNNNNNNNNNNNNNNNNNNNNNNNNNNNNNNNNNNNNNNNNNNNNNNNNNNNNNNNNNNNNNNNNNNNNNNNNNNNNNNNNNNNNNNNNNNNNNNNNNNNNNNNNNNNNNNNNNNNNNNNNNNNNNNNNNNNNNNNNNNNNNNNNNNNNNNNNNNNNNNNNNNNNNNNNNNNNNNNNNNNNNNNNNNNNNNNNNNNNNNNNNNNNNNNNNNNNNNNNNNNNNNNNNNNNNNNNNNNNNNNNNNNNNNNNNNNNNNNNNNNNNNNNNNNNNNNNNNNNNNNNNNNNNNNNNNNNNNNNNNNNNNNNNNNNNNNNNNNNNNNNNNNNNNNNNNNNNNNNNNNNNNNNNNNNNNNNNNNNNNNNNNNNNNNNNNNNNNNNNNNNNNNNNNNNNNNNNNNNNNNNNNNNNNNNNNNNNNNNNNNNNNNNNNNNNNNNNNNNNNNNNNNNNNNNNNNNNNNNNNNNNNNNNNNNNNNNNNNNNNNNNNNNNNNNNNNNNNNNNNNNNNNNNNNNNNNNNNNNNNNNNNNNNNNNNNNNNNNNNNNNNNNNNNNNNNNNNNNNNNNNNNNNNNNNNNNNNNNNNNNNNNNNNNNNNNNNNNNNNNNNNNNNNNNNNNNNNNNNNNNNNNNNNNNNNNNNNNNNNNNNNNNNNNNNNNNNNNNNNNNNNNNNNNNNNNNNNNNNNNNNNNNNNNNNNNNNNNNNNNNNNNNNNNNNNNNNNNNNNNNNNNNNNNNNNNNNNNNNNNNNNNNNNNNNNNNNNNNNNNNNNNNNNNNNNNNNNNNNNNNNNNNNNNNNNNNNNNNNNNNNNNNNNNNNNNNNNNNNNNNNNNNNNNNNNNNNNNNNNNNNNNNNNNNNNNNNNNNNNNNNNNNNNNNNNNNNNNNNNNNNNNNNNNNNNNNNNNNNNNNNNNNNNNNNNNNNNNNNNNNNNNNNNNNNNNNNNNNNNNNNNNNNNNNNNNNNNNNNNNNNNNNNNNNNNNNNNNNNNNNNNNNNNNNNNNNNNNNNNNNNNNNNNNNNNNNNNNNNNNNNNNNNNNNNNNNNNNNNNNNNNNNNNNNNNNNNNNNNNNNNNNNNNNNNNNNNNNNNNNNNNNNNNNNNNNNNNNNNNNNNNNNNNNNNNNNNNNNNNNNNNNNNNNNNNNNNNNNNNNNNNNNNNNNNNNNNNNNNNNNNNNNNNNNNNNNNNNNNNNNNNNNNNNNNNNNNNNNNNNNNNNNNNNNNNNNNNNNNNNNNNNNNNNNNNNNNNNNNNNNNNNNNNNNNNNNNNNNNNNNNNNNNNNNNNNNNNNNNNNNNNNNNNNNNNNNNNNNNNNNNNNNNNNNNNNNNNNNNNNNNNNNNNNNNNNNNNNNNNNNNNNNNNNNNNNNNNNNNNNNNNNNNNNNNNNNNNNNNNNNNNNNNNNNNNNNNNNNNNNNNNNNNNNNNNNNNNNNNNNNNNNNNNNNNNNNNNNNNNNNNNNNNNNNNNNNNNNNNNNNNNNNNNNNNNNNNNNNNNNNNNNNNNNNNNNNNNNNNNNNNNNNNNNNNNNNNNNNNNNNNNNNNNNNNNNNNNNNNNNNNNNNNNNNNNNNN belongs to Arachis duranensis cultivar V14167 chromosome 8, aradu.V14167.gnm2.J7QH, whole genome shotgun sequence and includes:
- the LOC107461917 gene encoding uncharacterized protein LOC107461917, with translation MADAPPPTPSELLRMVTELQQANQHMAEANEHMRNENQRMQQQMEQLINARIEHGNDHNERNNDDEHRTLVSETPQDEEGGGPHDSEKRAETDRDELDNSTGPFTADIMNFQLPRQFTLPATLTPYDGLGDPKQHIKKFRSIMIVNGASDPILCRCFPSFLDGPALDWFCSLPADSISRFQELAKQFEDHFAASAIYLHDSDYLTTVKQGPQESLKDYITRFTKIAMRIPDLHPEVHLHAIKSGLRPGKFQEAIAVAKPRTLAEFREKAKGQIDIEELRQARKSEKSATTKDDEKPRESRKNFKPVPRYDSYTQFNTKGDDIIKEILNSKLIKPPRKAGSYPEPKNVDKSKYCTFHQKFGHTTDECVIAKDLLERLARQGHLDKFIAGHMQKRSTSAAEPSSVATPSKDKEKVPAQPRGVINCISGGYAGGGCTSSARKRTYRAMLALADTTNNPQLTQKAPEITFSQTDYHAHDRISMTLSSSPFSWAI